Proteins encoded in a region of the candidate division TA06 bacterium B3_TA06 genome:
- a CDS encoding SAM-dependent methyltransferase — protein sequence MRVSDKEVGRHWNQDADRWAEEVRKGYDTYRDLFNNPAFFEFMGDINGKKVLDAGCGEGYNTRIMAQKGAQVIGVDISSRMIELAQEEEQRNPLGISYHVASFSNLPPFESESFDMVVSFMALMDAPDYEGAVGEFFRVLRKGGELYFSISHPCFMTKEINWIEDEQGHPVSIVISDYFSPEPYEECWKFPSSENPEKFTIIYFPRTLSAYLNGLINAGFVLKRIAEPRPSEEVCRKYPGLRRWREHVAIFLHVHAVKPQ from the coding sequence ATGAGAGTATCAGACAAAGAAGTAGGCAGACATTGGAATCAGGATGCGGATCGCTGGGCAGAGGAGGTTCGCAAGGGATACGATACCTATCGCGATCTATTCAACAACCCCGCCTTCTTTGAGTTCATGGGCGATATCAACGGCAAGAAGGTTCTGGACGCAGGCTGCGGCGAGGGCTATAACACGCGAATCATGGCCCAAAAAGGGGCGCAGGTGATCGGGGTTGACATCTCCTCAAGAATGATCGAACTGGCCCAAGAAGAAGAACAACGCAACCCGCTGGGGATCTCCTACCACGTGGCATCTTTCTCTAATCTTCCCCCTTTCGAATCGGAATCCTTTGACATGGTGGTTTCGTTCATGGCGCTCATGGATGCGCCTGACTACGAGGGTGCTGTTGGTGAGTTCTTCCGGGTTCTTCGAAAAGGAGGCGAACTTTACTTCAGCATATCCCATCCTTGTTTTATGACAAAGGAGATCAACTGGATAGAGGATGAACAAGGACACCCCGTGAGTATCGTGATCTCTGATTATTTTTCTCCCGAACCGTACGAGGAGTGCTGGAAGTTCCCCAGCAGTGAGAACCCCGAGAAGTTTACCATAATCTACTTCCCCCGCACGCTCTCTGCATACCTTAACGGACTTATCAATGCAGGATTCGTTCTGAAGCGGATAGCAGAACCAAGGCCATCAGAGGAAGTGTGTAGAAAGTATCCAGGCTTACGAAGATGGCGTGAACACGTTGCTATCTTCCTGCACGTACATGCAGTGAAACCACAATAA